In Arthrobacter sp. StoSoilB5, one genomic interval encodes:
- a CDS encoding glutamine synthetase family protein, translated as MNSHIQESSRNRQLTVDELRESVASGEIDTVIVAITDALGRLQGKRCGARSFLEDVLDHGAEGCNYLLAVDVEMQTVDGYAMSSWETGYGDMVMLPDVSTLRRVPWLEGTAIVQCDVLWTDRTPVAASPRQILKAQIERLEKLGYRAHVGTELEFLMFDDSYNQAWQKNYTGLAPSTQYNVDYSLLATARLEPVIRSIRNNMEAAGLVVESSKGECNLGQQEITFRFDEALAACDKHAFYKNGAKEIADQHGKSITFMSKFNEREGNSCHIHFSLTDLDGNPVLAGDGEHGFSPLMERFVAGQLAALRELAYFLAPNINSYKRFVEGSFAPTAIAWGLDNRSCALRVVGHGRGLRTENRVGGGDVNPYLAVAAMIAAVIHGIENDLQLPAITKGNAYDSDAERLPTTLRDARDLLAESSIARKAFGDDVVDHYVHAANVELTAYDSAITDWERVRGFERL; from the coding sequence ATGAATTCCCACATCCAAGAGTCCAGCCGGAACCGGCAGCTCACCGTCGACGAACTGCGCGAATCCGTTGCAAGCGGCGAAATCGATACTGTCATTGTCGCAATCACCGACGCATTGGGACGCCTCCAGGGCAAGCGTTGCGGCGCACGCTCCTTCCTTGAGGACGTTCTGGATCACGGCGCGGAGGGCTGTAACTACCTGCTGGCCGTAGATGTTGAAATGCAAACGGTGGACGGTTACGCAATGTCGTCCTGGGAAACCGGCTACGGCGACATGGTGATGCTGCCGGACGTCTCCACCCTTCGCCGGGTTCCTTGGCTCGAAGGCACAGCCATAGTGCAGTGCGATGTCCTGTGGACGGACCGGACGCCGGTGGCCGCATCACCCCGGCAGATCCTGAAGGCCCAAATCGAGCGGCTCGAAAAGCTTGGCTACCGGGCCCACGTAGGGACCGAGCTTGAGTTCCTTATGTTCGATGACTCTTACAACCAGGCATGGCAGAAGAACTACACCGGCCTCGCGCCGTCCACGCAGTACAACGTGGACTACTCGCTCCTGGCCACCGCGCGGCTGGAACCAGTGATCCGCTCTATCCGCAACAACATGGAAGCAGCCGGCCTGGTGGTCGAGTCGTCCAAGGGCGAATGCAACCTCGGCCAGCAGGAAATCACGTTCCGCTTCGATGAAGCCCTCGCCGCCTGCGATAAGCACGCGTTCTACAAGAACGGCGCCAAGGAAATCGCCGACCAGCACGGCAAGAGCATCACGTTCATGTCAAAGTTCAACGAGCGTGAAGGCAACTCCTGCCACATCCACTTCAGCCTCACCGATTTGGACGGCAACCCCGTACTGGCGGGCGACGGCGAACACGGCTTCAGCCCCCTGATGGAACGGTTCGTTGCGGGTCAACTCGCGGCGCTGCGCGAACTGGCCTATTTCCTGGCGCCCAACATCAATTCCTACAAGAGATTCGTGGAAGGCAGCTTCGCCCCAACAGCTATCGCTTGGGGCCTGGACAACCGCAGCTGCGCGCTCCGCGTGGTGGGTCACGGCCGCGGCCTCCGCACCGAGAACCGCGTGGGCGGCGGCGACGTCAACCCCTACCTGGCGGTGGCAGCAATGATCGCCGCTGTCATCCACGGCATCGAAAACGATCTCCAGTTGCCGGCGATCACCAAGGGCAATGCCTACGACTCGGACGCTGAACGGCTGCCCACTACGTTGCGGGACGCGCGGGATCTCCTGGCCGAGAGCAGCATTGCGCGCAAGGCGTTCGGCGATGACGTGGTAGACCACTACGTCCACGCCGCCAACGTGGAGCTCACTGCTTACGACAGCGCCATCACAGATTGGGAGCGGGTCCGTGGCTTCGAACGACTCTGA